CGTTCCTTCTCTGCTCTTGCCCATTGGCAGGGTCTGGGGCGTCGCTAAAATGGGATCGGAGACTCACTCGTCAGCGGTGGGAATCTTAAACTTAGCTGAATAGTCGTTATAAGATCCAGTCCGAAGGAGCTGTAACGGTAAATTTAAAGTTCGGAATACACATGTAGACGCTGATCGGCTTTGCGTTTCGGACGGGAGTTCGATTCTCCCCGCCTCCACGACCACTTATAAGTATAATATTATCAATTACTTATATGTATTATATCCGCAAAATTGCCACATTCGTGCCACCTACTGCACATATCATGATGGTAGCCTGATGAACGACATTAGAAAAGACTTGTCGTTGATCAGTTTGCATCACCAAATGCACATGCTGATTTTAGAGTGTCTGTAATTAACTGTGGGATAGTGAGTTATGGGATAACGCCGAGGGATACACAATCCCTTGGAGGTCATTGAATGTCCCACTAATCCAGTTGTTGGCGAAGTTTGTTAAACAATACCACAAAAATAAGGAGGGTGCCAAACGCTGCCACGATACTCGCTCCGGTGGGCAAATCTAATAATACTGAGATGAATAATCCAAGTAGACTCCCCACAACTCCAAAAGCCCAACCAAATATTAGCCTACGTTTGATGCCATGGGCATAAATCAAAGCAGCGACTGCTGGAATGATAAGATATGAGAACACTAGTAGGATTCCAGCTATCTGAACAGCACTCGTTACTACGAGTCCAAAACTGACATAAAATATAAAATCCCACAATCGAGTATTTAGATCTTTCGTTGATTCAAAACCTGGAAATTTTGATACAGTGAGAAATGCCTCCCGATATCTGTAATGAAATAGACCAATCAATGCATAGAGACCAGCTGTTTTCAAAACAACCTCGGGAGATACAAACAAGATAGAACCTACGAGCAGGTGATTCAGGTGCTCGCCTCCCTCTGGTAACTTTGATAATAGAAGAATCATCAAAGCAGCTGAGACTACATAGACTATCCCAATGATAGCTTCTTGAGTGAATCGCCGTTGGATCTCTCTCGTTAGGGTAAATAAGCCTGCTCCTAAGATTGTAAAAAGTAAGGCAATGAAATAGATAGCAACAGATTCGTGCCCCAAGCCGAGAATAACACCTATGGCCATTCCGAGTGCAGCAACCTGCGCCAAAGCCAAATCAACGAAGATCACACCGCGCGTGACTATATGGAGCCCAAGGTACACCTGAATACCAGTCAGCACAAATGCAGCCATAAATGGTAGCAATAATATTTCAATATATTCCATTATTCATTCCCTAGCGGTTGGAACAAGGCATCAAGGTTATACTCGATCATCTTCAGGTAGGTATCTGTCCCTTTTTGAGAACCAACGGAAGGTGCCAACTTCACAATCTGTATGCCGGTCTTTTCTGCAAGGTACCTTGCTGCTGTATCACTGAAATATGGTTCCATTGCCAGAACTTTCAATTGTTCAGTTCTGATTAATTTTACCAGCTGATCAACATGATTAGGTGTTGGCATTA
This is a stretch of genomic DNA from Candidatus Neomarinimicrobiota bacterium. It encodes these proteins:
- a CDS encoding metal ABC transporter permease → MEYIEILLLPFMAAFVLTGIQVYLGLHIVTRGVIFVDLALAQVAALGMAIGVILGLGHESVAIYFIALLFTILGAGLFTLTREIQRRFTQEAIIGIVYVVSAALMILLLSKLPEGGEHLNHLLVGSILFVSPEVVLKTAGLYALIGLFHYRYREAFLTVSKFPGFESTKDLNTRLWDFIFYVSFGLVVTSAVQIAGILLVFSYLIIPAVAALIYAHGIKRRLIFGWAFGVVGSLLGLFISVLLDLPTGASIVAAFGTLLIFVVLFNKLRQQLD